The Gemmatimonas sp. UBA7669 genome window below encodes:
- a CDS encoding TldD/PmbA family protein → MSDGPRSLFAPRAQASAAATGVLTRDEAQALVERAVKLSTADAVRVTVQSSRETNLRFADNQMSTSGATTNTTVRVQSVFGKRKASVVTNDRSDEGLRRAVQQSEALAKLAPEDPEYLGELPAQTYVGVDAWSERTASLSADDRARAALTALTPARAGNELTVAGYIVCSASATAIGTNAGLFAYHRGTTANYTLTARTNDGTGSGWVGAEDTDWDRIDFRSVAERAIDKARRSRNPVALEPGRYTVIFEPEATANLVSLMANALRARAADEGRSAFSKPGGSKLGERIVDPRVTLYSDPSDPLILASPFDGEGLPLSRQTWIKDGVLNQLAYNRFWASRQNKTPTGGAAGLRMADGNESLESLIASTTRGVLVTRLWYLRPLDQRTLMYTGLTRDGTFLIENGKILRSIKNFRFNDSPLFMLNNLEGVGKSVRTAGNEGGPGIAMPPLKVRDFNFTSLSDAV, encoded by the coding sequence ATGTCCGACGGCCCGCGCTCCCTGTTTGCGCCGCGCGCGCAAGCGTCCGCCGCTGCCACCGGCGTGCTCACGCGCGACGAAGCGCAGGCGCTGGTAGAACGAGCCGTGAAGCTCAGCACCGCCGACGCGGTGCGTGTCACCGTGCAGAGCAGCCGCGAAACCAACTTGCGCTTTGCCGACAATCAGATGTCCACCAGCGGCGCCACGACGAACACCACGGTGCGTGTGCAAAGTGTGTTCGGCAAGCGCAAGGCCAGCGTGGTCACCAACGATCGCAGCGACGAGGGTCTGCGCCGCGCCGTGCAGCAGTCGGAGGCCCTGGCCAAGCTGGCGCCTGAAGACCCCGAGTATCTCGGTGAACTGCCCGCGCAAACCTATGTGGGTGTGGACGCCTGGTCGGAACGCACCGCCTCGCTGAGCGCCGATGATCGGGCGCGCGCCGCACTCACCGCGTTGACACCGGCGCGTGCGGGCAACGAACTCACGGTGGCCGGCTACATCGTGTGCAGCGCATCAGCCACGGCCATTGGCACCAATGCCGGACTCTTTGCCTACCATCGTGGTACCACCGCCAACTACACCCTCACCGCGCGCACCAACGACGGGACGGGCTCCGGTTGGGTCGGCGCGGAAGACACCGACTGGGATCGCATAGATTTTCGGAGTGTGGCCGAGCGCGCCATCGACAAAGCCCGACGCAGCCGCAATCCGGTGGCGCTCGAGCCGGGACGCTACACCGTCATCTTCGAGCCCGAGGCCACGGCCAATCTGGTGTCACTCATGGCCAACGCCTTGCGGGCCCGCGCGGCCGACGAAGGACGCAGCGCCTTCTCCAAGCCCGGTGGCAGCAAGCTGGGTGAGCGCATCGTCGATCCGCGCGTCACCCTGTACTCCGACCCCTCCGACCCGCTCATTCTGGCGTCACCGTTCGATGGCGAAGGCCTGCCGCTCTCCCGCCAAACCTGGATCAAGGATGGCGTGCTGAATCAGTTGGCCTACAACCGGTTCTGGGCTTCGCGGCAGAACAAGACCCCGACCGGTGGCGCGGCCGGCCTGCGCATGGCCGACGGCAACGAGAGTCTCGAGTCACTCATCGCGTCCACCACGCGGGGCGTACTCGTGACGCGCCTCTGGTACCTCCGGCCGCTCGATCAGCGCACGCTCATGTACACGGGCCTGACGCGTGACGGCACCTTCCTGATCGAAAACGGAAAGATTCTGCGCTCTATCAAGAACTTCCGGTTCAACGACTCGCCGCTGTTCATGCTCAACAACCTTGAAGGCGTGGGCAAGAGCGTGCGCACGGCCGGCAACGAGGGCGGACCCGGCATCGCCATGCCGCCCCTCAAGGTTCGCGACTTCAACTTCACCAGCTTGTCAGACGCCGTCTGA
- a CDS encoding dienelactone hydrolase family protein has product MTRHLPLSLTTGPAIMNTRFARMGALAVALLPLPLLAQSTNQTSNKTSNAKTSPDYAEAMHRAHANETPTASGAARIAPRLAVSGESVVYATIGGKAVRGYLSTPANYRGGPAIVMVHEWWGLNDNIKAMADRYAGEGYAVLAVDLFGGEVATTSAAAMKLYQAGMANIGAGEQNVAAAVQYLRSKGATKVGSVGYCFGGHWSLRTGLAAGANLNAVAIYYGAPITDATQLARLKAPVLGLFGGKDQGIPVDSVRAMEAQLKKLGRPVTIEVYANADHAFANPSGQAYNAPAAEDAWKKTLAFFAANLR; this is encoded by the coding sequence GTGACGCGCCACCTCCCGCTTTCCCTCACCACCGGACCTGCCATCATGAACACGCGCTTCGCCCGCATGGGCGCGCTCGCCGTTGCCCTGCTTCCCCTGCCCCTGCTGGCCCAGTCCACCAACCAGACATCCAACAAGACGTCCAACGCCAAGACCTCGCCTGACTACGCCGAGGCCATGCACCGGGCGCATGCGAACGAGACACCCACGGCGTCCGGCGCCGCGCGTATTGCGCCGCGCCTGGCCGTGAGCGGCGAATCGGTGGTGTACGCCACCATCGGCGGCAAGGCCGTGCGTGGGTACCTCAGCACACCCGCCAACTACCGCGGCGGCCCGGCCATTGTCATGGTGCACGAGTGGTGGGGACTCAACGACAACATCAAGGCCATGGCCGACCGCTATGCCGGTGAAGGCTACGCCGTGTTGGCCGTGGACCTCTTTGGCGGAGAAGTCGCGACCACCTCGGCGGCGGCCATGAAGCTGTACCAGGCTGGTATGGCCAACATCGGTGCCGGTGAGCAGAACGTGGCCGCCGCGGTGCAGTACCTCCGCAGCAAGGGCGCCACCAAGGTGGGCAGCGTGGGCTACTGCTTCGGTGGCCACTGGTCATTGCGCACCGGCCTCGCGGCCGGCGCCAACCTGAACGCCGTCGCCATCTACTACGGCGCCCCCATCACCGATGCGACGCAGCTTGCTCGTCTCAAGGCGCCCGTGCTCGGCCTGTTTGGTGGCAAGGATCAAGGCATCCCGGTGGACAGTGTCCGCGCCATGGAGGCGCAGCTCAAGAAGCTCGGCCGCCCCGTGACCATCGAGGTGTACGCCAACGCCGATCACGCCTTCGCGAATCCCAGCGGGCAGGCCTACAACGCCCCGGCAGCCGAAGACGCCTGGAAGAAGACGCTGGCCTTCTTCGCGGCGAACCTTCGCTGA
- a CDS encoding TldD/PmbA family protein — MTSRRDFLTTSGTALGALALGPRLLEALPGAPAPLPALTIDAPTRELMMEALDAAKRAGASWADVRISRNRNNSVQTRERQVTDVVDTDTMGCGVRVLVDGCWGFAATQDLSKAGVGTAAQEAVAIAKANRVARDRRVELAPAPAQVDKTWRSSYTIDPFTIAIEEKADLLLRANAAALTVANVRFVNSGLSFVKEERNYANTDGSVIVQDYVRSWVTMSCTAVSPDRTGTAVRGPEVVQPAGRGWEYVLEADIVNNAKVWAGEAAEKLTAKPVEPGRYDLILHPSQLFLTIHESLAHPTELDRAMGYEANYAGTSFISPPDKVLGSLKLGPPMMQLVGNRSEVGALATIGYDDDGVQPDDFAIVKDGIFVDYQTTREQAPWLRTWYEKNGKPVRSHGCAYAQSWADVSFQRMPNVSLLPGDKDLSWNDLIAATDKGIAMIGRASYSIDQQRYNAQFGAQLCYEVRNGKIVGQVKDAAYQMRTPDFWNTLDMLGGKSSYMLGGTFNDGKGQPSQANAVSHGCPPTRFKNATIINTGRTL; from the coding sequence ATGACCTCCCGCCGCGATTTCCTCACGACCTCGGGCACGGCACTCGGCGCACTGGCCTTGGGTCCCCGCCTCCTCGAGGCGTTGCCGGGCGCACCGGCCCCGCTTCCGGCCCTCACCATCGACGCGCCCACGCGCGAACTCATGATGGAGGCCCTCGACGCCGCCAAACGGGCGGGCGCGAGCTGGGCCGACGTGCGCATCTCGCGCAATCGCAACAACAGTGTGCAGACGCGCGAACGTCAGGTCACCGACGTCGTGGACACCGACACCATGGGCTGCGGCGTGCGCGTGCTCGTGGATGGCTGCTGGGGCTTTGCGGCCACCCAGGATTTGAGCAAGGCTGGAGTAGGGACAGCCGCGCAGGAAGCCGTGGCCATTGCCAAGGCCAACCGTGTGGCGCGCGATCGCCGCGTGGAACTCGCGCCGGCGCCCGCGCAGGTGGACAAGACCTGGCGATCGTCGTACACCATCGATCCGTTCACGATTGCCATTGAAGAAAAGGCCGACCTCCTGCTGCGTGCCAACGCGGCGGCGCTCACGGTGGCCAATGTGCGCTTCGTGAACAGCGGCCTGTCGTTCGTGAAGGAAGAGCGCAACTACGCCAATACCGACGGCTCGGTCATTGTGCAGGACTATGTGCGCAGTTGGGTCACCATGTCGTGCACCGCGGTGTCTCCCGATCGCACGGGGACAGCTGTTCGTGGGCCGGAAGTGGTGCAACCCGCCGGGCGCGGCTGGGAGTATGTGCTCGAAGCGGACATCGTGAACAACGCCAAGGTGTGGGCCGGTGAAGCTGCAGAGAAGCTCACCGCCAAACCCGTGGAACCGGGACGCTACGATCTCATTCTGCATCCCTCGCAGCTCTTCCTCACCATTCACGAATCGCTGGCGCATCCCACCGAGCTCGATCGCGCCATGGGCTACGAGGCCAACTACGCCGGCACCAGCTTCATCTCACCGCCGGACAAGGTGCTGGGCTCGCTCAAGCTGGGGCCGCCCATGATGCAACTGGTGGGCAACCGCAGCGAAGTGGGCGCGCTGGCCACGATTGGCTACGACGATGACGGCGTGCAGCCCGATGACTTTGCCATCGTGAAGGATGGCATCTTCGTGGACTACCAGACCACGCGCGAACAGGCGCCGTGGTTGCGCACCTGGTATGAAAAGAACGGCAAGCCCGTGCGCTCGCACGGTTGCGCCTACGCGCAGAGCTGGGCGGATGTGTCCTTCCAGCGCATGCCCAACGTGTCGCTGCTGCCGGGCGACAAGGACCTGTCGTGGAACGATCTCATTGCGGCCACGGACAAGGGCATCGCGATGATTGGTCGCGCCTCGTACTCCATCGATCAGCAGCGCTACAACGCGCAGTTCGGCGCGCAGCTCTGCTACGAAGTGCGCAACGGCAAGATCGTCGGTCAGGTGAAAGACGCCGCCTACCAGATGCGCACGCCGGATTTCTGGAACACACTCGACATGCTGGGCGGCAAGTCGAGCTACATGCTCGGCGGCACCTTCAACGACGGCAAAGGCCAGCCAAGCCAGGCCAATGCCGTAAGCCACGGCTGCCCGCCGACCCGCTTCAAGAACGCCACCATCATCAACACGGGGCGCACGCTGTGA
- a CDS encoding TetR/AcrR family transcriptional regulator codes for MPRSPSANDAIRLATRQRLLDAAMRCFASRGFAGTSIRDIAQTAGVATGLLYSHFDSKDTLLLSVFAQNMQQVQSTFAEALSVPPGGQPVATLIRAAVRTVRAHLPFWQLSYALRHQPEVLGALGSALTAWQQDIVQHLQRILADQATETEALALFAQIDGLCQHFAANPSSYPVDDVAEAVIAQWTSVWANPRNAS; via the coding sequence ATGCCCCGCTCTCCAAGCGCCAACGACGCCATCCGCCTCGCCACCCGCCAGCGACTGCTCGACGCGGCCATGCGCTGCTTTGCCAGCAGGGGTTTCGCCGGCACCAGCATCCGCGACATCGCCCAGACGGCCGGCGTCGCCACGGGCCTCCTGTACTCCCACTTCGACAGCAAGGACACCCTGCTGCTCTCGGTTTTCGCGCAGAACATGCAGCAGGTGCAGTCCACCTTTGCCGAAGCCCTGAGCGTGCCTCCCGGCGGGCAGCCCGTCGCCACCCTCATTCGCGCGGCCGTGCGCACCGTGCGGGCACACCTCCCCTTCTGGCAGCTCTCCTACGCGCTTCGCCACCAGCCTGAGGTCCTCGGTGCCTTGGGCTCCGCACTCACCGCCTGGCAGCAGGACATCGTGCAGCATCTTCAACGCATTCTTGCCGATCAGGCCACCGAGACCGAAGCCCTCGCGCTCTTTGCGCAGATTGACGGCCTCTGCCAGCATTTTGCCGCCAATCCCTCCAGCTATCCGGTGGACGACGTCGCCGAAGCGGTCATCGCGCAGTGGACGAGTGTGTGGGCGAATCCGCGGAACGCTTCATGA
- a CDS encoding alpha/beta fold hydrolase, which produces MTPDSADSQPPSYRADEWQRPSLDYAHPDGVLRYIDIGQGPTVVLVHGTPTWSIEWRHVIDALASTHRVLAPDHLGFGRSARPATADYSPEAHARRFADWAAHLGLAASDESSPLTLVLHDFGGPIALDWALQVAASQPQRLARIVLVNTWCWDLARDPALGKRARLANSGLVRFLYRHFNASPRWLIPAAYGDKRRLEPARHRAYQQRFPDPDGREQVLFALARSLTESAPWFEGLWARRAALSSVPLHFIWGLADSAFPPSILEMWTAAFPHATPHTLAGVGHWPHEEAPGSFLEALLPLLQGPAGHRG; this is translated from the coding sequence ATGACGCCCGACTCTGCAGACAGTCAGCCCCCCTCCTACCGTGCCGACGAATGGCAGCGCCCCTCCCTCGACTATGCCCATCCGGACGGGGTGCTGCGGTACATCGATATCGGCCAGGGCCCGACCGTGGTGCTGGTGCACGGCACGCCCACGTGGAGCATTGAGTGGCGCCATGTGATCGACGCGCTGGCGTCCACGCACCGCGTACTGGCCCCTGACCATCTGGGCTTTGGGCGCAGCGCGCGTCCCGCCACGGCCGACTATTCGCCGGAGGCGCACGCGAGGCGCTTCGCCGACTGGGCCGCCCACCTGGGACTCGCAGCCAGCGATGAGTCGTCGCCACTGACACTCGTGCTGCACGACTTTGGCGGCCCCATCGCGCTGGATTGGGCCCTGCAGGTGGCCGCGTCCCAGCCGCAGCGCCTCGCCCGCATCGTGCTGGTCAACACCTGGTGTTGGGACCTGGCCCGCGACCCTGCACTGGGCAAACGGGCCCGCCTGGCAAACTCGGGGTTGGTACGCTTTCTGTACCGCCACTTCAACGCCTCGCCGCGCTGGCTCATCCCGGCGGCTTACGGGGACAAGCGCCGACTCGAACCGGCCAGACACCGCGCCTACCAGCAGCGCTTCCCCGACCCCGATGGCCGCGAGCAGGTGCTCTTTGCGCTCGCCCGGTCACTGACCGAGAGTGCGCCGTGGTTTGAAGGCCTCTGGGCCCGGCGCGCCGCGCTGTCGTCAGTGCCCTTGCATTTCATCTGGGGACTGGCCGATTCTGCTTTTCCACCATCGATTCTTGAAATGTGGACAGCCGCCTTCCCCCATGCGACACCCCACACATTGGCAGGGGTCGGACACTGGCCCCACGAAGAGGCCCCCGGTTCGTTTCTCGAAGCGCTGCTCCCTCTGCTGCAAGGTCCCGCAGGCCACCGCGGATAG
- a CDS encoding threonine ammonia-lyase, with protein sequence MTSPLPIPSLDDLRAARTRIAGHAAVTPLLHSPALDAAVGGTVLVKAEVLQHTGSFKLRGALNRTLQIPAADRPRGVVAYSSGNHAQAVAYSARLLGMPAVIVMPKDAPAIKIERTRGFGAEVVLYDRYTEDREAIGGAIAAERGAIVVPPFEDPAVVAGQGTLALEALEQAVQRGHRVDQLLVCCGGGGLTAGCALAAEGVSPHTRVHPVEPVHFDDMARSLEQGRRVQNEPGHQSICDAIVTPMPGAFTFGICQSRVGPGLRVSDEQVLAAIAFAVRELKLVVEPGGAAALAAALSGQLPTAGRTTLVVVTGGNIDPAILARAVGVPGAA encoded by the coding sequence ATGACCTCTCCCCTGCCCATTCCATCGCTCGACGATCTGCGCGCGGCCCGGACGCGCATTGCTGGCCACGCCGCCGTTACGCCGCTGCTGCACTCGCCAGCGCTCGACGCTGCGGTGGGTGGCACCGTGCTGGTCAAGGCGGAAGTCCTGCAGCACACCGGCTCCTTCAAGCTGCGAGGCGCGCTCAACCGTACGCTGCAAATTCCCGCAGCCGACAGGCCACGCGGCGTCGTGGCCTATTCCTCTGGCAACCACGCGCAAGCCGTAGCCTACAGCGCGCGGCTGCTCGGCATGCCGGCCGTTATCGTCATGCCGAAGGACGCTCCTGCCATCAAGATTGAGCGCACGCGTGGCTTCGGCGCCGAGGTGGTGCTGTACGACCGCTACACCGAGGACCGCGAGGCCATTGGCGGCGCCATTGCGGCCGAGCGTGGCGCCATTGTCGTGCCGCCATTTGAAGATCCGGCGGTGGTGGCTGGGCAAGGCACACTGGCTCTCGAAGCCCTTGAGCAGGCCGTGCAGCGCGGACACCGTGTGGACCAGTTGCTGGTGTGCTGCGGTGGAGGCGGCCTCACCGCCGGCTGTGCGCTGGCGGCAGAAGGCGTGTCGCCGCACACGCGCGTGCACCCGGTGGAGCCGGTGCACTTCGACGATATGGCGCGTTCACTTGAGCAGGGCCGGCGCGTGCAGAACGAACCCGGTCATCAGTCCATCTGCGATGCCATCGTCACGCCGATGCCGGGCGCGTTCACCTTTGGCATCTGCCAGTCCCGCGTCGGGCCCGGCCTCCGGGTGAGCGACGAACAGGTACTGGCCGCCATTGCCTTTGCCGTGCGCGAACTCAAGCTGGTGGTGGAGCCGGGCGGGGCCGCGGCCCTGGCTGCGGCACTCAGCGGACAACTGCCGACAGCCGGCCGGACCACGCTGGTGGTGGTCACAGGTGGCAATATCGACCCGGCCATTCTGGCGAGGGCGGTCGGGGTGCCCGGAGCCGCTTAG